In Stegostoma tigrinum isolate sSteTig4 chromosome 33, sSteTig4.hap1, whole genome shotgun sequence, one genomic interval encodes:
- the LOC125467313 gene encoding UDP-glucuronosyltransferase 2A1-like → MDCLAWKNKLQVACILTVYFTLSCPIIQGANILVVPLDGSHWINMRILIEELKLRGHSFTVLYFSKSWYIKEMPDLYQSVIIEMESIVGKNSGENVMHDMIQNVFEALQDGWTTWGFVKFQYETMYFMHACHNWGMLLITTIFENKSLLNQLENEHFDLVLTDPVFPTGSMLAYYLKLPLVYNVRWITTGEAQFLAAPSPASYVPIPGSQLTDKMSFSQRTQNVIQNLVQLAISNFLTYPIYNKLCHRYLGPGTDIETVLLRADVWLMRVDFIFEFPRPTMPNIVYIGGFQCKPSKPLPLEFEEFVQSSGEHGIIVMSMGTFVNFLPMHMTMKIAEALAQVPQKVIWRHDGKIPPNIGNNTLLAKWIPQNDLLGHPKTRVFVAHGGTNGLYEAIYHGVPVVGIPLFYDQFDNLIRLEIRGAAKVICVTTMQSTDLLEAVNEVIHNTSYRENMQKLSALHRDQPETPMERAIFWVEYVARNKAATHLRTASYRLPWYVYYCMDVMIFLLSLFLMVIVMTVLLLKRLCNVTRKRKEKTQ, encoded by the coding sequence ATGGATTGTCTTGCATGGAAGAACAAACTCCAGGTTGCATGCATTCTAACTGTCTACTTCACCCTGTCTTGCCCAATTATCCAGGGAGCTAATATATTGGTTGTCCCACTTGATGGAAGTCACTGGATCAATATGAGAATTCTAATTGAAGAACTGAAACTCCGTGGGCACAGTTTCACTGTGCTTTATTTCTCAAAATCATGGTACATCAAAGAGATGCCTGATCTATATCAATCTGTCATAATTGAAATGGAAAGTATTGTTGGAAAAAACAGTGGTGAAAATGTTATGCATGATATGATACAAAACGTATTTGAAGCCTTACAAGATGGTTGGACAACATGGGGCTTTGTCAAGTTCCAATATGAAACAATGTATTTTATGCATGCCTGTCACAACTGGGGTATGCTGTTAATTACCAcaatttttgaaaacaaaagtttGTTAAATCAACTTGAAAATGAGCATTTTGACTTAGTACTTACCGATCCTGTATTTCCTACAGGTTCAATGCTTGCTTATTATTTAAAACTCCCTTTGGTATATAATGTTCGATGGATCAccactggagaagctcagttcCTTGCTGCCCCATCACCAGCTTCCTATGTCCCAATTCCTGGCTCACAATTGACAGATAAAATGAGTTTTTCCCAAAGAACACAAAACGTTATCCAAAATCTTGTTCAACTGGCAATTTCAAATTTTCTAACATATCCAATTTACAATAAACTCTGCCATCGCTATCTAGGCCCAGGCACTGATATTGAGACTGTTCTCCTCAGGGCAGATGTGTGGCTGATGAGAGTAGATTTTATATTTGAATTCCCGAGACCCACCATGCCAAATATTGTTTATATTGGAGGATTCCAGTGTAAACCATCCAAGCCTTTACCTCTAGAGTTTGAAGAGTTTGTCCAGTCCTCAGGGGAACATGGGATTATTGTCATGTCAATGGGGACCTTTGTCAATTTTTTGCCAATGCATATGACAATGAAAATAGCAGAGGCTCTTGCTCAAGTACCTCAGAAAGTTATCTGGAGACATGATGGAAAGATCCCTCCCAATATTGGAAATAATACACTACTTGCAAAATGGATCCCTCAGAATGATTTACTAGGGCACCCAAAGACACGAGTTTTCGTTGCCCACGGTGGCACCAATGGGCTTTATGAAGCTATCTATCATGGGGTGCCAGTAGTTGGCATACCTCTGTTTTATGATCAATTTGATAACTTAATCAGACTTGAAATCCGAGGTGCAGCAAAAGTTATTTGTGTCACAACCATGCAGTCAACAGATCTATTGGAGGCAGTTAATGAGGTTATACATAACACCTCTTATCGGGAGAACATGCAGAAACTCTCTGCTCTCCATAGAGACCAACCTGAGACTCCGATGGAGAGAGCTATTTTCTGGGTTGAGTACGTTGCCCGAAACAAGGCGGCAACACATTTGCGTACAGCATCTTACCGACTCCCCTGGTATGTTTACTACTGTATGGATGTGATGATCTTCCTGCTGTCACTGTTCCTCATGGTTATAGTGATGACAGTCCTACTATTGAAGAGACTTTGTAATGTGACtcgaaagagaaaagaaaaaactCAGTGA